From a single Vitis vinifera cultivar Pinot Noir 40024 chromosome 18, ASM3070453v1 genomic region:
- the LOC104877454 gene encoding F-box protein SKIP1 isoform X1: protein MADFVFNGQIFRSEMEERKWEELNMDILVNVFGRVGMESLLLDVPFVCKPWYKASREPQCWEHLIFPEYIKPDDIWGKYSPDRGFSERLVTTYQENLSVTAFMRFIVNRSCGCATIIKLPRHCTEEALEYIANECPRLKGLDAVFHVGLFYMKSVLPQIGLHCNNFIWLSARRAGIRKYVASAIVASLPRLEYLDIPYTFFEREALVIILQGCKKLVYLDVRKCFGFCDDDAEILELASHIPVFMCEGSRIR, encoded by the exons ATGGAGGAGAGAAAATGGGAGGAGTTAAACATGGATATTTTAGTGAATGTGTTTGGAAGAGTGGGAATGGAGTCGTTGTTGTTGGATGTTCCCTTTGTATGCAAGCCTTGGTATAAAGCGAGCCGCGAACCTCAGTGCTGGGAGCATCTTATTTTTCCTGAATACATCAAACCTGACGATATATGGGGAAAATACAGCCCCGACAGGGGCTTTTCAGAGAGGTTAGTGACTACATATCAAGAAAACTTGTCTGTCACTGCATTCATGAGGTTCATAGTTAACCGTAGCTGTGGATGTGCCACAATCATCAAACTCCCCAGACACTGCACCGAGGAGGCACTGGAGTATATTGCAAACGA GTGTCCCAGATTAAAGGGTTTGGATGCGGTTTTTCATGTAGGGCTATTTTACATGAAATCTGTCCTACCACAGATCGGTCTTCACTGCAACAACTTCATTTGGCTATCAGCTCGACGTGCCGGCATTAGGAAATATGTAGCATCAGCCATCGTGGCCTCACTGCCAAGACTCGAGTACTTGGATATACCTTACACATTTTTTGAGAGGGAAGCTCTAGTGATAATATTGCAGGGCTGCAAAAAGCTTGTTTATTTAGACGTCAGGAAGTGCTTTGGTTTTTGTGATGATGATGCGGAGATATTGGAGCTTGCTTCACATATTCCTGTATTCATGTGTGAAGGGTCGCGCATTAGATAG
- the LOC104877454 gene encoding putative F-box/LRR-repeat protein 19 isoform X2, translating into MEERKWEELNMDILVNVFGRVGMESLLLDVPFVCKPWYKASREPQCWEHLIFPEYIKPDDIWGKYSPDRGFSERLVTTYQENLSVTAFMRFIVNRSCGCATIIKLPRHCTEEALEYIANECPRLKGLDAVFHVGLFYMKSVLPQIGLHCNNFIWLSARRAGIRKYVASAIVASLPRLEYLDIPYTFFEREALVIILQGCKKLVYLDVRKCFGFCDDDAEILELASHIPVFMCEGSRIR; encoded by the exons ATGGAGGAGAGAAAATGGGAGGAGTTAAACATGGATATTTTAGTGAATGTGTTTGGAAGAGTGGGAATGGAGTCGTTGTTGTTGGATGTTCCCTTTGTATGCAAGCCTTGGTATAAAGCGAGCCGCGAACCTCAGTGCTGGGAGCATCTTATTTTTCCTGAATACATCAAACCTGACGATATATGGGGAAAATACAGCCCCGACAGGGGCTTTTCAGAGAGGTTAGTGACTACATATCAAGAAAACTTGTCTGTCACTGCATTCATGAGGTTCATAGTTAACCGTAGCTGTGGATGTGCCACAATCATCAAACTCCCCAGACACTGCACCGAGGAGGCACTGGAGTATATTGCAAACGA GTGTCCCAGATTAAAGGGTTTGGATGCGGTTTTTCATGTAGGGCTATTTTACATGAAATCTGTCCTACCACAGATCGGTCTTCACTGCAACAACTTCATTTGGCTATCAGCTCGACGTGCCGGCATTAGGAAATATGTAGCATCAGCCATCGTGGCCTCACTGCCAAGACTCGAGTACTTGGATATACCTTACACATTTTTTGAGAGGGAAGCTCTAGTGATAATATTGCAGGGCTGCAAAAAGCTTGTTTATTTAGACGTCAGGAAGTGCTTTGGTTTTTGTGATGATGATGCGGAGATATTGGAGCTTGCTTCACATATTCCTGTATTCATGTGTGAAGGGTCGCGCATTAGATAG